The Plutella xylostella chromosome 12, ilPluXylo3.1, whole genome shotgun sequence genome includes a window with the following:
- the LOC105390091 gene encoding histone acetyltransferase KAT7 yields the protein MRMRNLDVSNSSTDSSSGSSSDSSSSGSSSSTSGSASSSSDSDSSASDHPPAAPAPVPPAAPAPAPAPVAAAAPPAPASPPKSPAKQNNTEETPTANKNKEDHQRKNGRRSSSSVVNKILSSSEDEAPKPVPAKTAPPRRRSSAKPKATATVATKHGKPAPRTPASDNKAKVPAKATANSKNSQKDTLKKKSIFSPDNSSESEPESTTINNNKSPVQTPKVTPPPTRGKGRPRKSSRDNKENKEKNAVVKTEEKAKETNNKRMRSSSGTANGPPAKKIGNGKQSASSCTSSQSSADSSGSDTEPETPKKPELRTGKTKPASANSKMNITPIKSETASKGDGLDAVAVMPRKLTRSLSARVSRLATISRPAHTDTDSEADEKQHNGIKNTSKEKKGRKPPSKVSPVPVLELPDPNQPYVRRCPVRGCDSEGHLGGKADAHFTWDACPVYHNVTPTWCVAASEERSAAAAARRRAVLAMQQRPRSQPTIEQRAYQLKVKDMRSKWKGSQELREKLAAAGTSAEELTEEREPVLDGFVPDYDLRLFREAQALAAIKIEEELGEIPSDRGTRYVVMGKYMMEVWYQSPYPGDAARVPRLFVCEFCLNHQKSQSGANRHKGKCVWRHPPGDEVYRKNSLSVWQVDGRKHKQYCQQLCLLAKFFLDHKTLYYDVEPFLFYVMTVADEHGCHVVGYFSKEKNSFLNYNVSCILTLPPYQRQGYGRLLIDFSYLLTKVEGKVGSPETPLSDLGLISYRSYWKEALLRRLCSAPGPALCIRDLSKDLAIASCDIVSTLQERGLMKYWKGKHIVLKKQEVLEEVSRRAERARCVDAASLRWTPPAAPPPR from the exons ATGAGGATGAGAAACCTCGAC GTGAGCAACAGCAGCACGGACAGCAGCTCGGGCTCGTCGTCGGACTCGAGCTCGAGCGGCTCGTCGTCGTCCACGTCGGGCTCGGCCTCCAGCAGCTCCGACTCCGACTCCTCGGCCTCCGACCAcccccccgccgcgcccgcgcccgtcCCCCCCGCTGCACctgcccccgcgcccgcccccgtcgccgccgccgcgccaccCGCACCAGCCTCGCCACCAAAATCACCAGCCAAACAAAACAACACTGAAGAGACACCTACAGCCAACAAAAATAAAGAGGATCATCAACGAAAGAATGGCAGACGATCATCGTCATCAGTTGTCAACAAAATCCTATCCTCCAGTGAGGATGAAGCCCCTAAACCTGTACCTGCCAAAACGGCTCCTCCCCGCAGACGATCATCAGCAAAACCAAAAGCTACAGCCACAGTTGCAACTAAACATGGCAAACCCGCCCCACGGACCCCTGCTTCAGATAACAAGGCTAAAGTTCCAGCTAAAGCCACTGCCAATTCAAAAAATTCACAAAAAGACACCCTGAAGAAAAAGAGTATATTTTCACCTGATAATAGTTCTGAATCTGAGCCTGAAAGTACCACcataaacaacaacaaatcTCCAGTTCAGACACCAAAAGTTACTCCCCCTCCGACAAGAGGGAAAGGTCGACCTCGCAAGTCTAGTAGAGACAATAAGGAGAATAAGGAAAAGAATGCAGTTGTGAAAACTGAAGAAAAAGCAAAAGAAACAAACAACAAACGAATGAGGAGTAGCAGTGGCACTGCAAATGGCCCTCCAGCTAAAAAGATAGGTAACGGCAAGCAGAGTGCATCATCATGCACTTCCAGTCAGTCTTCCGCAGATTCCTCCGGCAGTGATACTGAGCCGGAGACACCAAAGAAGCCAGAACTAAGGACTGGTAAAACAAAGCCTGCATCAGCAAACAGTAAAATGAATATTACTCCAATTAAG TCGGAAACAGCAAGTAAAGGCGACGGCCTAGACGCGGTAGCAGTGATGCCTCGCAAGCTGACTCGCTCACTCTCAGCGCGAGTATCGCGCCTCGCCACCATCTCCCGTCCCGCTCACACCGACACCGACTCAGAGGCTGACGAGAAACAACACAATGGAATCAAAAA CACAAGTAAAGAGAAGAAAGGACGTAAACCTCCTTCGAAAGTATCACCGGTGCCAGTACTGGAGCTGCCCGACCCCAACCAGCCCTACGTGCGGCGCTGCCCGGTGCGGGGATGCGATTCTGAAGGACATCTTG GTGGCAAAGCCGACGCCCACTTCACGTGGGACGCGTGTCCCGTGTACCACAACGTGACCCCGACCTGGTGCGTGGCGGCGAGCGAGGAGcggtcggcggcggcggcggcgcgccggcGCGCGGTGTTGGCCATGCAGCAGCGGCCGCGGTCACAGCCCACTATAGAGCAGCGGGCGTATCAGCTTAAAGTTAAG GACATGCGTTCAAAGTGGAAAGGCAGCCAAGAGCTGCGCGAGAAGCTGGCCGCCGCCGGGACATCAGCCGAGGAGTTGACAGAGGAACGGGAGCCGGTGCTGGACGGGTTCGTGCCGGACTACGACCTGCGGCTGTTCAGGGAGGCGCAGGCACTGGCGGCCATTAAGATCGAGGAGGAGCTGGGAGAGATACCCTCGGATAGGGGGACGAG ATACGTGGTAATGGGCAAGTACATGATGGAAGTGTGGTACCAGTCTCCGTACCCAGGCGACGCGGCGCGGGTCCCGCGGCTGTTCGTGTGCGAGTTCTGTCTCAACCACCAGAAGAGCCAGAGCGGCGCGAACAGGCATAAGGGCAAGTGCGTGTGGAGGCATCCGCCGGGTGATGAG GTGTACCGCAAGAACTCTCTCAGCGTGTGGCAAGTGGACGGCCGGAAACACAAGCAGTACTGCCAACAGCTGTGTTTACTAGCCAAGTTCTTCCTCGACCACAAGACGTTGTACTACGACGTGGAGCCGTTCCTGTTCTACGTGATGACTGTCGCCGACGAGCACGGCTGCCATGTAGTGGGGTACTTCAGTAAG GAAAAGAACTCGTTCCTGAACTACAACGTGTCGTGTATACTGACGCTGCCGCCGTACCAGAGGCAGGGCTACGGCCGGCTGCTTATAGACTTCA GTTACCTGCTGACGAAGGTGGAGGGCAAGGTGGGCTCGCCGGAGACGCCGCTGTCGGACCTGGGGCTGATCTCGTACCGCTCGTACTGGAAGGAGGCGCTGCTGCGGCGGCTGTGCTCGGCGCCGGGGCCCGCGCTGTGCATCCGCGACCTCAGCAAGGACCTGGCCATCGCCTCCTGCGACATCGTCTCCACGCTGCAGGAGCGCGGCCTCATGAAGTACTGGAAGGGAAAGCACATCGTGCTCAAGAAGCAG GAGGTGCTAGAAGAAGTATCCCGGCGCGCGGAGCGAGCGCGCTGCGTGGACGCCGCCAGCCTGCGTTGGACGCCgccggccgcgccgccgccgcgctga
- the LOC105390072 gene encoding TBC1 domain family member 15 isoform X1, with amino-acid sequence MSSSSVEDLPDQYKDLFTQDGVLLKACIGRPITDLNTIGMLCIVETPERTKCIEWRPLDLITIDSDTQDQEWAVVNTIGRRQRTLSGNLTSDYMTARARIIKIPLDDLKTFRVSRNSQQMQFSTKPGIWQTTFFFQHGNAEVFVTYLKNHVKTAKARHDRNTYLVIEPSQETQALNRSFAELDIFTENTTDVVWSLVSNFKQRPYETTLEAFSKLTDIVYYGNEAVNGKRDVSDEVADLLTKSMSALEDATSVTKSDEYEVISVKPTLQPRPAIPRGTPLSTEKWEGLADTEGRITEVDGVRQLIFRGGVAHSIRHSVWKYLLDYYPWNMTRTELKSLQRKRTEEYFSMKLQWRSMTDAQESRFSEYRDRKSLVEKDVNRTDRTHPFYAGDNNPNLVVLQDILMTYVMYNFDLGYVQGMSDILAPLLLLLGNEVDSFWCFVGFMDKIASNFDMDQAGMKQQLLHLQQLLTFASPPLAHHLAQKDSGNMYFCFRWLLVWFKREFSHRDIMRLWEVLWTGLPCANFHLLICVAILDAEKDTIINNDYGFTEILKHVNDLSMSLDVDHILSSAEGIYHQIKYADHLTDPIRVILGFPVETPQPQPDSDDDELPTTSKSNSPTANGKSESDVMKGSTNSGSIYGADTEEVTLEYNGLHISIVTKSVLVLLA; translated from the exons atgtctTCAAGCTCGGTAGAAGATTTGCCAGATCAATACAAG GATCTATTTACACAAGATGGAGTACTTCTCAAGGCATGCATCGGTCGACCAATCACGGACCTCAACACGATTGGTATGCTATGCATCGTGGAGACTCCAGAGAGGACCAAGTGCATTGAGTGGCGGCCTCTCGACCTGATCACCATCGATTCTGACACTCAGGACCAGGAGTGGGCTGTTGTTAATACCATTG GGCGTCGACAGAGGACTCTCAGTGGCAACTTAACATCAGACTACATGACAGCTCGAGCGCGCATCATCAAGATCCCCCTCGACGACCTCAAGACCTTCCGGGTCTCACGCAACAGCCAACAGATGCAGTTCTCCACCAAACCAGGCATTTGGCAAACCACATTCTTCTTCCAGCATGGAAATGCTGAAGTATTTGTTACATACCTGAAGAACCATGTCAAAACAGCCAAGGCCAGGCATGATAGAAATACGTACCTGGTCATTGAACCGAGCCAAGAGACTCAAGCTCTGAATAGATCATTTGCTGAGTTGGATATCTTTACAGAGAACACTACAGATGTTGTGTGGAGCCTTGTATCGAATTTCAAACAGAGGCCTTATGAGACTACTTTAGAAGCGTTTTCCAAGTTGACTGATATAG tatACTACGGCAATGAAGCAGTCAACGGGAAGCGTGACGTTTCTGATGAAGTTGCGGACTTATTGACTAAGAGCATGAGTGCCCTGGAAGACGCCACCTCAGTGACGAAAAGTGACGAGTATGAGGTCATCAGTGTGAAGCCTACCCTACAACCGCGACCTGCTATACCtag AGGTACACCCCTATCCACCGAGAAGTGGGAAGGGCTCGCTGACACTGAAGGACGAATCACAGAAGTTGATGGTGTTCGACAACTAATATTTAGAGGG GGTGTAGCGCATTCCATAAGGCACTCAGTGTGGAAATACCTGCTAGACTACTATCCCTGGAACATGACCCGGACTGAACTCAAGTCACTACAGAGGAAGAGGACAGAAGAATACTTCTCAATGAAACTGCAATGGCGCTCAATGACTGACGCACAAGAGTCGAGGTTCTCCGAATACAGAGATCGGAAAAGTCTTGTGGAAAAAGACGTGAATCGTACGGACAGGACACATCCATTTTATGCCGGCGATAACAACCCCAACTTAGTGGTTCTACAGGATATACTGATGACCTATGTGATGTACAACTTTGACCTGGGATATGTTCAAGGAATGAGCGATATTTTGGCTCCGCTGCTTTTGTTGTTAGGCAACGAAGTCGACAGCTTTTGGTGTTTCGTCGGCTTTATGGACAAAATT GCGTCAAACTTCGACATGGACCAGGCGGGCATGAAGCAGCAGCTGCTCCACTTGCAGCAACTGCTGACGTTCGCCAGCCCCCCCCTCGCGCACCACCTCGCGCAGAAGGACTCCGGGAATATGTACTTCTGCTTTAGGTGGTTGCTGGTCTGGTTCAAGCGGGAGTTCTCGCATAGGGATATTATGAG gcTATGGGAAGTTCTTTGGACGGGGTTGCCATGTGCCAACTTCCATTTACTAATCTGTGTTGCTATACTTGACGCTGAAAAAGATACCATCATAAACAACGACTACGGATTCACCGAAATTCTCAAA CACGTGAACGACTTATCCATGAGCCTCGACGTAGACCACATTCTGAGCTCCGCAGAAGGCATTTACCACCAAATTAAATATGCCGACCATCTGACAGACCCCATACGGGTGATTCTCGGCTTCCCGGTCGAGACGCCACAGCCTCAGCCGGACTCTGACGACGACGAACTACCCACCACCTCCAAGTCGAATAGCCCAACTGCAAATGGTAAATCAGAGAGTGACGTAATGAAAGGGAGTACTAATTCTGGAAGCATCTATGGAGCCGATACGGAGGAA GTTACACTCGAATATAATGGCTTACACATATCCATAGTGACGAAAAGTGTTTTGGTATTACTGGCTTAG
- the LOC105390072 gene encoding TBC1 domain family member 15 isoform X2 — protein MSSSSVEDLPDQYKDLFTQDGVLLKACIGRPITDLNTIGMLCIVETPERTKCIEWRPLDLITIDSDTQDQEWAVVNTIGRRQRTLSGNLTSDYMTARARIIKIPLDDLKTFRVSRNSQQMQFSTKPGIWQTTFFFQHGNAEVFVTYLKNHVKTAKARHDRNTYLVIEPSQETQALNRSFAELDIFTENTTDVVWSLVSNFKQRPYETTLEAFSKLTDIVYYGNEAVNGKRDVSDEVADLLTKSMSALEDATSVTKSDEYEVISVKPTLQPRPAIPRGTPLSTEKWEGLADTEGRITEVDGVRQLIFRGGVAHSIRHSVWKYLLDYYPWNMTRTELKSLQRKRTEEYFSMKLQWRSMTDAQESRFSEYRDRKSLVEKDVNRTDRTHPFYAGDNNPNLVVLQDILMTYVMYNFDLGYVQGMSDILAPLLLLLGNEVDSFWCFVGFMDKIASNFDMDQAGMKQQLLHLQQLLTFASPPLAHHLAQKDSGNMYFCFRWLLVWFKREFSHRDIMRLWEVLWTGLPCANFHLLICVAILDAEKDTIINNDYGFTEILKHVNDLSMSLDVDHILSSAEGIYHQIKYADHLTDPIRVILGFPVETPQPQPDSDDDELPTTSKSNSPTANGYTRI, from the exons atgtctTCAAGCTCGGTAGAAGATTTGCCAGATCAATACAAG GATCTATTTACACAAGATGGAGTACTTCTCAAGGCATGCATCGGTCGACCAATCACGGACCTCAACACGATTGGTATGCTATGCATCGTGGAGACTCCAGAGAGGACCAAGTGCATTGAGTGGCGGCCTCTCGACCTGATCACCATCGATTCTGACACTCAGGACCAGGAGTGGGCTGTTGTTAATACCATTG GGCGTCGACAGAGGACTCTCAGTGGCAACTTAACATCAGACTACATGACAGCTCGAGCGCGCATCATCAAGATCCCCCTCGACGACCTCAAGACCTTCCGGGTCTCACGCAACAGCCAACAGATGCAGTTCTCCACCAAACCAGGCATTTGGCAAACCACATTCTTCTTCCAGCATGGAAATGCTGAAGTATTTGTTACATACCTGAAGAACCATGTCAAAACAGCCAAGGCCAGGCATGATAGAAATACGTACCTGGTCATTGAACCGAGCCAAGAGACTCAAGCTCTGAATAGATCATTTGCTGAGTTGGATATCTTTACAGAGAACACTACAGATGTTGTGTGGAGCCTTGTATCGAATTTCAAACAGAGGCCTTATGAGACTACTTTAGAAGCGTTTTCCAAGTTGACTGATATAG tatACTACGGCAATGAAGCAGTCAACGGGAAGCGTGACGTTTCTGATGAAGTTGCGGACTTATTGACTAAGAGCATGAGTGCCCTGGAAGACGCCACCTCAGTGACGAAAAGTGACGAGTATGAGGTCATCAGTGTGAAGCCTACCCTACAACCGCGACCTGCTATACCtag AGGTACACCCCTATCCACCGAGAAGTGGGAAGGGCTCGCTGACACTGAAGGACGAATCACAGAAGTTGATGGTGTTCGACAACTAATATTTAGAGGG GGTGTAGCGCATTCCATAAGGCACTCAGTGTGGAAATACCTGCTAGACTACTATCCCTGGAACATGACCCGGACTGAACTCAAGTCACTACAGAGGAAGAGGACAGAAGAATACTTCTCAATGAAACTGCAATGGCGCTCAATGACTGACGCACAAGAGTCGAGGTTCTCCGAATACAGAGATCGGAAAAGTCTTGTGGAAAAAGACGTGAATCGTACGGACAGGACACATCCATTTTATGCCGGCGATAACAACCCCAACTTAGTGGTTCTACAGGATATACTGATGACCTATGTGATGTACAACTTTGACCTGGGATATGTTCAAGGAATGAGCGATATTTTGGCTCCGCTGCTTTTGTTGTTAGGCAACGAAGTCGACAGCTTTTGGTGTTTCGTCGGCTTTATGGACAAAATT GCGTCAAACTTCGACATGGACCAGGCGGGCATGAAGCAGCAGCTGCTCCACTTGCAGCAACTGCTGACGTTCGCCAGCCCCCCCCTCGCGCACCACCTCGCGCAGAAGGACTCCGGGAATATGTACTTCTGCTTTAGGTGGTTGCTGGTCTGGTTCAAGCGGGAGTTCTCGCATAGGGATATTATGAG gcTATGGGAAGTTCTTTGGACGGGGTTGCCATGTGCCAACTTCCATTTACTAATCTGTGTTGCTATACTTGACGCTGAAAAAGATACCATCATAAACAACGACTACGGATTCACCGAAATTCTCAAA CACGTGAACGACTTATCCATGAGCCTCGACGTAGACCACATTCTGAGCTCCGCAGAAGGCATTTACCACCAAATTAAATATGCCGACCATCTGACAGACCCCATACGGGTGATTCTCGGCTTCCCGGTCGAGACGCCACAGCCTCAGCCGGACTCTGACGACGACGAACTACCCACCACCTCCAAGTCGAATAGCCCAACTGCAAATG GTTACACTCGAATATAA